The Corythoichthys intestinalis isolate RoL2023-P3 chromosome 1, ASM3026506v1, whole genome shotgun sequence genome has a segment encoding these proteins:
- the LOC130922316 gene encoding oocyte zinc finger protein XlCOF6.1-like, producing the protein MMTECEDELSSTKENVRQREEAAFKPRDEPHTAATSEDHPDWSSCVKQQQPKPHQIKEEEEEADISKLPIIQIIVKSEDDEDKVTPHSSILSEGNEEPHVESVTTPSDMKTRWKCSQCDKTFVNKYILKGHMMSHTGEKPFRCIICGKSFSIKGRMITHTRIHTGEKPYSCSVCAKTFSDQSAFVRHRRTHTSEKPFTCSTCGKSFTLGSSLNTHKRMHTGEKPYCCSVCSKDFCDRSVYARHTKTHTGEKPFTCSVCGIRLTRKTHLTTHMRTHTGEKVFSCRLCEQRFSYKYQLEKHKCNGEEQQQKF; encoded by the exons ATGATGACAGAGTGCGAGGACGAACTTTCTTCAACAAAAGAGAACGTGAGACAACGCGAGGAAGCTGCTTTCAAGCCTCGAGATGAACCACACACGGCCG CCACCAGTGAGGATCACCCCGACTGGAGCTCCTGCGTCAAACAGCAGCAGCCGAAGCCCCACCAAATTaaggaggaagaagaagaggcTGATATCAGCAAGCTTCCAATCATTCAAATTATTGTAAAAAGTGAAGACGATGAAGATAAAGTGACACCTCATAGCAGCATCTTAAGTGAAGGTAATGAAGAACCACATGTTGAAAGTGTCACCACTCCAAGTGACATGAAAACACGCTGGAAATGTTCTCAGTGTGACAAAACCTTTGTCAACAAGTACATTTTAAAAGGACACATGATGAgtcacactggagagaaaccaTTCCGCTGCATAATATGCGGTAAAAGCTTCTCCATTAAAGGACGTATGATAACACACACCCGaatacacactggagaaaaaccctaCTCCTGCTCGGTCTGCGCCAAAACTTTTTCTGATCAATCGGCGTTTGTGCGACACAGAAGAACGCACACCAGCGAGAAACCGTTTACTTGCTCGACGTGCGGGAAGAGTTTCACGCTGGGCAGTAGTTTGAATAcgcacaaaagaatgcacactggagaaaaaccttactGCTGCTCGGTCTGCAGCAAAGATTTCTGCGACCGCTCAGTGTATGCGAGACACACGAAGACACACACGGGGGAGAAGCCGTTTACTTGCTCGGTTTGTGGAATCCGATTGACTCGAAAGACACATTTAACCACGCATATGAGAACTCACACAGGAGAGAAAGTGTTCAGTTGCAGGTTGTGTGAGCAAAGGTTTTCGTACAAGTATCAATTAGAAAAACACAAGTGTAATGGGGAAGAACAGCAGCAGAAATTTTGA